In the Populus trichocarpa isolate Nisqually-1 chromosome 1, P.trichocarpa_v4.1, whole genome shotgun sequence genome, ACGCACTCAAATTGCACAAAGACAACATATTCCACAACCACCACCAAAACACATATGATTTCTAGattaattttcaagttcaaGCATGTTTATCTAAATTTATTCATCAATATCACACACCGTGATGGATCATGCTAaaaatccttgaaaaaaaaatccaaaatgctCTTAAAAGTAGAAAGTACATGTGCGTGTGTGGGTGTTGTGGACAACCTAGCTAGCATGTCTCCACACACTTTTATTGGCCAGAATAAGATAGGCAAACTCCACGCAGGGACGAGTGAATTGGTAGGGAGGGCAACTCACGATCAGGCCTAACTTACTTGCGAAGCCCATGCTGCATTTAATAAAGACACCTTTTTATCCAAGCACTTGTGGTTGCCTAAATGCTATGCAATCCAGCAAAGAAACATATTGGGAGACACGACCTTGATACAATCTCAGGCACGAATACaagacaaaatattattaggaatggAGCATGACACCATTGTTAGGTAAGATATGGACTTGTTTCATTTATTCTCGTCCCATTCTAGCTTGCTTGCTTGCCCAATTCTTCCCCTTTCTCTCTCACCCTTTATCTTTCCTTGTAACTTGTGCTTCGGTTCCAACTGTGAAGACTCGTCACTAGTTGTCATCCCCCAACTTTGCCCTAAATTCAAGTGCTGCCAAATCGATAACAACGTCATTACATGCCCTGATTGTCAAGGATTTTGCCCCAAATGGGACCTTCCCTTGATTATGATTTATGACGCTGAATGTCAAAGCTTGGTGAAATTTCTTTCCAATCTAGCTAATAAGTTCTAACCAGATCCTAGCTTCGGTGTTGAATGAACCCTATTCCTGAATCTTGgtgtttgttgtttttgcttttacTTTCCTTTCCCTTCGACAAGTTAAGATCAACGCAACGCATATTGTATTCAAAGTTGGATGTGGCCGGCCTTCTAAGGTTTGAAAGTGGCGAGGACGGGACCGAGTTAGGCAGATCAGCCGGCTATTCTCTTGGACTTAAAACAAGACTAAACACCAACTGTCCAATGTCCACTGCTGACCAATATTCGGTGTCCGCATAAACAAAGTCTTTAGCAAGAAATATATCAGCATCGACTTCGATCTTAACTTGTCAAGAAAATGCCGAAGAGAGATATCTATTTACCAATCTGCCTTTTGATCTCGACTCTGACCAGCAGTTGCAAGGACTAAACATGGTGTTTGGGACCAAGAAATACTCCTTTTTCCTTGTAAACGAAAGTAAGGGTTCATTTTCAAGGCAAATACCCATGGGAATCGACTCTAAAGAATGGGCAGTAGTGGTACAACTCTAGAGATGGATAGCTAGCGAACCAACCCAACAAGAGTTCCATGCTAACTTTTTGGAAAGTCATGCTCAAAGCCCTGCATAAATGAATGACAAACACAACAAAGGGCAGGCCAACAAGGTGCATATTCAAGGCAAATTATCCAATATTTGCTCCGTGATAGCTGTCTCCAATCAGATCAAACTACTTCCAACTTTTAACAGCACACTCCTGCTCCCACATTGAGAAAAAGGTTGAGCACTTAGTACTAACATCGTTGTCACTTGTCACAGGCAAACCCTATCTAAAAAGGACCCGACTTTTCATCTGTCCTTGCTGGTAGGCAAGGGGTGTGAGTCACCTCACAAACTGGGCAAGAATATGTTGTGTACTGCATTTATAGTAGGAAGCTTTATGAATAGGAAAAGATTGGTTTAATCACTTCCGTGTAAAAGAGAAGGGGGCTATGAGGCCTATGAGCCTGCCTTGTTCTTTAAGACCCAAAAcctctttcttccttttcaatgTATTCCTAGATTATACAGTACTGGTATAACGAACCTTGGACTTGGAGTACTTGCTCCACCAAACGATCCTATTGACTTACCTGTGACACCATAACTTTCACTGTGAATTTGTCATGGGAATTGGTATATGCGGAGCAGACGGCTAACAAGAATATCTTGTACAATTTTCATCATCCATCTCATGAGTAGAAATTTGGAGACAAGTTTATCTCACTAACCGACTCAATCCAACCTCTCCATCCCAAAATTTGTGGCGGACTAAACTGCTAGGGTATGCACTAGCTTTATTCATAGTTTTCACTTGCTTTCAGACATCAAGTCATGGGAAAGGTATACCAAGGCGGAGTCTATTATCTAGGACTGCTACACATCCTCATTACAAGTGGAGTTAGGGTCATCTTATCAGAAGGCGCAAAGTGGTGGCCGGGTAATAATCTTGTgctataaaacatgttaatagcCATCTATCATGATATTGCTTTAAGGGGTCACTCAGGTTCTACAGTCACGGCGAAAAAAGATTGGTAATGTATTTTATTggaagaaacaacaaaaacaagtgAGGCAATTTGTCAGGGAGTGCTTTTAGTGTCAAAGGTACACGTTTGAGAATGTGGCTCGTCCAGGTTACTACAACCTCTGCTTATTCCAAAGGCATCTTTTACGGATATTAGCATGAACTTGTTTGTCAAAATTTGAAGGTAAAGAAGTCGTATTTGTAATGGTGGATAAATTTAGTAAATGTGTACATTTTATGGCGCTTTCAGATCCCTGCCAGTTTAGCAGCTAAAATTTTTATGGACTCGGTCTATAAACTTCATGGTCCCCTGCCATCATAGTTGGTGATCGAGACTGAATTTTTCTAAGTTTTGAAAGGAATTGTTTAGTTTCTAAGGGGTCGACCTATACTACACCACTATCTATCATCCACAATCAATTGGGCAAATTGGATAGTCAACAAATGTGTGAAGAACTATTTCAGATGCATGACAAGAGATATCCATTCACAATAGTGTAAATTAGTGTCTTTAAGTGAATGGTGATATAATACAAACATTCACATAGCCGTTAAATTATCCCCTTACAAAATCCTATACAGATTCGCTCCACCTATCTACATTCCCTACTTCCCTAAAGACCCCCCCTTAGAAACAATAGACAATTACCTCAATAAAAGGGAACAAATGCTACAGATAATCAGGCAGAACTTGGTCAAAGCACATAATAGAATGAGGCAATGAGCAAACAGAAAGAGAACTGACAGTTTTTGAAGTAGAAGACTTGGTCTATTTAAAACTACAGCCCTACAAGCAAAAGTCAGTACCACAGCACAACCAACACAAGTTATCAGCTGAGTATTATGGTCCGTATACAATTATCGAGAAGATTAGAGAAGTTTCTTACAAGTTAAATCTTCCTTCCTCATCGACAATCCACCTGTCTTCCATGTCTCCCGATTGAAGAGGAACCTGGGAAACAAAATGTTGCACACTAAATTGCCCGATTGGCCCAAGGAACCCACTCTGCACCCTTAGGCAATCTTGGATCGAAGACCAGTCAGAAGGGGTCAACAGGCCGCAACTCAAATCTTAGTCCATTGGCAAGGGTTGTATCTCCCTCTGAGGCAACATGGGAATTCATTGATGAAGTGAAACTCAGATTTCTATCATTCAACCTCGAGGACAAGGTGTTTCTGAAAGGGAGAGAATTGTTGCTAATGAGGATtgccaagaagaagaaaacaagccGAAGGgaatatttgaaaagaaatgacCGTTGCTAAGTGTATAGTTAATCGCAACGCACCGTATCAGCCCAATCCTTCCTTATTTTTATGCGCACTGTTTCAATAACCAGTGTAAATTACCTGTACTGAGAAGAATGCTAAATTAGCATTCAATTATTCTGATTAATTGCTCTATATATGCTATCGGTTGTAACAAAATGAATATCGACAAAACTAAATAAGAACAAGAATTAATCCAGTTATGGGTTCTTCTCCTCCCTCCTCTCCCCACCTCTCTCCAACTTCTCTGGcatcttcttcctttctctctttactTGGCTGACCAAACACGAGCACAATCACTCCACTAGATTCAACACAGATAGGAGATTTCTTAATTGAGTTTCTCCAAGAGGTAGAACTTTTACACGTGCTTCAATAGATTCTACCAAGTAATTGTGTTATCGAAATCTGctcttccttttttctatttcgatTGGAGTTTAGGGCAAAAGTTCCTTACTTTCTTTACCTCTATGGTTTTCTGCAGCGGCTAGCTAGTGTCCATCATCAATCATTGTGTTAACCTATTAGCACCAATTATTTAGTCCCTTCTCATGATCACCGGAAAAAATCAGCGCCTTCATACAGTACCTCCCATGTGGCATGATCAATCCAGCTACAAGCCAAAAGTTCAGTCCCCTGTTAAAATATAGGTGCAGTCTCTCCCTTATCACCAGAGGAACATCATGACAAATTCAAGTTAAGGAAGATTAGTGATCTAGTCAtgttcattaattaaacaatgaCACTTACTCTAAATCCAAGATTTTTTCAGCGACAATGCCATAACTACGGTGAACGTCGCAACAACCTGACCCATGTGATGTGAATATGCCGATTATTGAATTAATGCTCAAATCATTGCAAGGATGATCTTTCTAACATTCCAAATTGCTCTCATCTCATATTGTAATGACAGATTTGATTGAAATTCAATCAAATCTGTCATTCCTTAGCAAAGATCAGCCCAGATCACCATTGTGCTTGCAGTACAAAAGATAGAGCTCGCATGCAATCTTAATCAGAATAGCAACTTTCACAACCTGAAATTTCTTATATCCTGCTGTTAAAACCCTTAAATGGTGGCCAACCCTCGCATAGAATCACTGCCGCCTAACATTCCAGCCTTGGAAAGTTCGTCTCCACAACATAACATGGAACTCTGAGTCTCATATCAACCAGTTCATTTCGGGTGTCAAAGTCATCCAAACAAAGCGCCCTCCCTGTCATCAGAGTCATTTATTTACAAACAAAACCTCCAAAGCAATAGCTTCTTAGCGGCACCTGCATTCAGCTTACTACTTGTAGAACGCTTTCCATAACCTAGAAATTCGAAAGTAAAACCCCCGAAGAAGGCAAGAACAAGAGCTCAACTAGGGATCCATCATTGGTTCTTCTCCTAGTTATCTGACATCTGAAACCATGATAGATTCGGGGATCTGCAACCACACGACAAGCACATTCTGTAGAGCTCTCCAACCAGTTCACTTGAACTATATATTTGCATACAAGTCGCCATTCAAATTGAGGAAACAATAAACAATATCTGACCAAGAATTTCAATGAGAAAAAGAACCAcgaagaaaaaactacaaaatcaGTCATGTCGACTACAATAACACAGAAAACTTCACTGCAATACCCATGTCTGTATTTAGGAAACTCAAGGAGGATTCTCTCTAAACAACCAATTTGAATTGTGTTACAGCTCATAAAATTGCCACTAACCATAAGAAATTAGTTAGTTCAAAGCAAGCACAACCTAACCAAAAACCTTGCTCTTGCACACCGCACTAACCCTAAGTCTCATCATATCCTATCCAAGCAATACAGCAAAGAATTAAGAtacgaaaaaaacaaatagcacgGCCTTGCTTTCTATTTCTAAGAACACAACCAACCAACCAAACAAACTAAAAGTCAAAATTCCCCTGTAAATTTCCTCCAAAACAAACATCATCACTAATCACCTATCCCATCACACCAAGCCCCCCCTACTCCCTAACCATGCTAGTAGTAAaataactctaaaaaataaaaatcgaatTGCCACTATCCTACCCTTTATCCATCGGCTTCGCAACAAGTAACCCCGTCATCTGCTTCTGCCTCCTCATCTCCACAACCTTCCTATGCGAATTCGAGTGCAATTTGCTGGAGAACGTTGGACTATTTGCAGGTCGGTACTCAGGCACCAATCTACCAGACTTGTATCTCACCCCACAAGCATTACACAATGTTTTAGGTCCATCTGGACCTGCCCGCCATTGTGGAGTCTTTTCAACACCACAATGCTGACATTTTCTCCCCAATTTTGCTACTGACACAGCCGGTTTCCTCGTTATGAAATTTTCCTGACTCCACCAACACTCTTGCTCTTGGATTTCTCGAGGGTGTCTATGGTGGCGCTTGCTACGAGCCTTAACAGGCACGCGAAGTCGACAGTAACTCATAATAATGTTACTATTACTGCTATTGCCACTGTTGCTGGTGCTGCTAGTAGTGCTGTTTTCGAGCACGGAAACTGGGCTGTGGTGCTTGGGAATGCTGCCTGGCTCACCGGAGAGGCTACCGAAGCAAGTTTCGACTGTTGGGAACGCATCTTTGTTCGATAACCATTCCAGCTCTTCCTCTGCAAATTCCTGGGATAAAGCGAAAATGTCAAACAAATAATCAGTAACTCAAAAGTCAGAACCCCCATATTTTGACAACATAAGAATGTGTCTGAGTTGACTCAACTGGTCAACTCAAGGACTCGGAATTAAACATGGTAAGAAAATTATAAGGATGCTGGGGGCCATGTTGTCTTTTCAATAGGAGTGGCTGCGTAACAAACTTGCAAGACTGTAAATGACAAGGATAAATTTATTGGCTACAACTACAACCTTGTGAAATACAGCTCATAACGATAAAGACTACAAGTTGGCATTAAATGTCCAAAACACCCTTCAAACTGCCGTCCTGTTTGTGAATAGAGAGTCAAGAGTTCAATGTGGTCAAAATTCTCCTTTGTAAAActgtttgaacaaaaaaattcaacttgcACCATTATTCGAGGCCGTCCAGTTTGACTCAGCTGAGCCACATCATACCGAGTCAAAAAAACTCGGCCGCTATCCCGGACAGAGTCGCCCGAGTCGACTCATAACAACCCTGAACCGAGCCGAGTCAGACAGGGTCTAGCCTTAGAGAGGGCGAAAACCGCCAGAGGCCGCAACTTTCGGCCTTAAGAACCCATAAAAGGAACACCCAGATAAAAAACTTACAGGTAACAAACTATGTTCCAAAACGTTGAAAGAAGCCGGGTGAAGGGCATTAGGGTTAAGGGAAGGAAGTGCCCTTCTGGATTTTTTGCTGTTCCTCTGGTGTTCTTCACCATCCTCTTCCTCTCCTATATCAGAACAGAAGTCCAAAAGGTCATCCACCATGAAACAAGCAGCCGTGTCTAGAGACTCCATTTCttcgaagaaaaagaagaagaaacccaaaaaggattttgtttttggtttattttcaacAGAGAGggatttttggtgttttgagggagagagaggaagTCTCTCGTTTCTTTTGGCTAATATTATCTCACGATGAACTCGaggatttttccttttttttttctttattggtgGGAACGAGGGGACTTTTTTTTcgtgtgtgtttatttttttctttttacatttctTAATCATTTGGGTTGATTTTGT is a window encoding:
- the LOC7460530 gene encoding GATA transcription factor 1 gives rise to the protein MESLDTAACFMVDDLLDFCSDIGEEEDGEEHQRNSKKSRRALPSLNPNALHPASFNVLEHSLLPEFAEEELEWLSNKDAFPTVETCFGSLSGEPGSIPKHHSPVSVLENSTTSSTSNSGNSSNSNIIMSYCRLRVPVKARSKRHHRHPREIQEQECWWSQENFITRKPAVSVAKLGRKCQHCGVEKTPQWRAGPDGPKTLCNACGVRYKSGRLVPEYRPANSPTFSSKLHSNSHRKVVEMRRQKQMTGLLVAKPMDKG